A genomic stretch from Acidobacteriota bacterium includes:
- a CDS encoding ferredoxin--NADP reductase: MADFDYNAVVAQKVEVAPGLMILRVVPKGWSLPIFKAGQYTVVGLRGDAPRAAGCDAEDPAPEPEKVIRRAYSIASSSVEQSYLEFYIALVKSGSLTPRLFALKVGDPVFLSPRIVGMFTLDRVPPGHHLVLVATGTGLAPYMSMLRTHLADPDRGRTVVLHGARHSWDLGYRAELETMQRLSPRFTYLPVVSEPREEIVPWSGFTGFLHDFWKGGPRDLSFGFTPSPQDTHVFLCGNPLMVEAMMAALGEQGFSEGGPGKAGQVHREKYW, from the coding sequence ATGGCGGACTTTGATTACAACGCAGTGGTGGCCCAAAAGGTGGAGGTGGCGCCCGGCCTCATGATCCTGAGGGTGGTGCCCAAGGGGTGGAGCCTGCCGATCTTCAAGGCGGGGCAGTACACGGTGGTGGGGCTGAGGGGGGACGCCCCCCGGGCGGCCGGTTGCGATGCGGAGGATCCGGCGCCCGAACCGGAGAAAGTCATCCGCCGCGCCTACTCCATCGCCTCCTCGTCGGTGGAGCAATCGTACCTGGAGTTCTACATCGCCCTCGTGAAGTCGGGGTCCCTCACGCCCCGGCTCTTCGCCCTGAAGGTGGGCGACCCCGTCTTCCTATCGCCCCGCATCGTGGGGATGTTCACGCTGGACCGGGTTCCCCCCGGGCACCATCTGGTCCTGGTGGCCACGGGGACGGGTCTGGCGCCGTACATGAGCATGCTCCGTACCCACCTCGCCGACCCCGACCGGGGCCGAACGGTGGTGCTCCACGGCGCACGCCACTCCTGGGACCTGGGGTACCGGGCGGAGCTGGAGACCATGCAGAGGCTGAGCCCCCGGTTCACGTACCTGCCCGTGGTCTCCGAGCCCCGGGAGGAGATCGTCCCCTGGTCCGGCTTCACGGGGTTTCTCCACGACTTCTGGAAGGGGGGGCCCCGCGACCTTTCTTTCGGCTTCACGCCCTCTCCTCAGGACACCCACGTCTTCCTCTGCGGCAACCCGCTCATGGTCGAGGCCATGATGGCGGCCCTCGGCGAGCAGGGCTTCTCGGAGGGAGGCCCCGGAAAGGCCGGGCAGGTTCACCGGGAGAAGTACTGGTAG